A region from the Sandaracinus amylolyticus genome encodes:
- a CDS encoding tetratricopeptide repeat protein: protein MAKPKKLPPPSVPDASQAVAQAETPRIKWNVIAQIALAVVVVWALAIGAIPYVGYWGVGIVGVLTAVLIGFGIWIWRFTRRQQRIMDVLKQATDDEGRRAAIAQLEAQGSKDAMAALARAQLMLRDDPKAAMGILESIDVSKEPGPVQDEVRSNLAFLYLAQGRPKDARPVVDELRLDRQTNPKAKAMYAAVMAETFARTGKADEAKKLLETYSPDDPEYGEVSIVLLRAQVYTYLATKNRGLMRKAMLKIAERDPNQLGPFMQKGSSPELQAAVREVLTQAGFATRAKTKVQRQ, encoded by the coding sequence GTGGCCAAGCCGAAGAAGCTTCCTCCTCCCTCGGTCCCCGACGCATCGCAAGCCGTCGCGCAAGCGGAGACTCCGCGGATCAAGTGGAACGTCATCGCGCAGATCGCGCTCGCGGTCGTCGTCGTCTGGGCGCTCGCGATCGGCGCGATCCCCTACGTCGGCTACTGGGGCGTCGGGATCGTCGGCGTGCTCACCGCCGTGCTGATCGGCTTCGGCATCTGGATCTGGCGCTTCACGCGTCGCCAGCAGCGCATCATGGACGTGCTGAAGCAGGCGACCGACGACGAGGGACGCCGCGCGGCGATCGCGCAGCTCGAGGCGCAGGGCAGCAAGGACGCGATGGCCGCGCTCGCGCGCGCCCAGCTGATGCTGCGCGACGACCCGAAGGCCGCGATGGGCATCCTCGAGAGCATCGACGTCTCGAAGGAGCCCGGCCCGGTGCAGGACGAGGTCCGCTCGAACCTCGCGTTCCTCTACCTCGCGCAGGGCCGCCCGAAGGACGCGCGCCCCGTCGTCGACGAGCTGCGCCTCGACCGCCAGACGAACCCGAAGGCCAAGGCGATGTACGCCGCGGTGATGGCCGAGACGTTCGCGCGCACCGGCAAGGCGGACGAGGCGAAGAAGCTCCTCGAGACGTACTCGCCCGACGACCCCGAGTACGGCGAGGTCTCGATCGTCCTGCTCCGCGCGCAGGTCTACACGTACCTCGCGACCAAGAACCGGGGCCTCATGCGCAAGGCGATGCTGAAGATCGCGGAGCGCGATCCGAACCAGCTCGGCCCGTTCATGCAGAAGGGCTCGAGCCCCGAGCTCCAGGCCGCCGTGCGCGAGGTGCTCACCCAGGCCGGCTTCGCGACGCGCGCCAAGACGAAGGTGCAGCGGCAGTAA
- a CDS encoding MATE family efflux transporter, whose amino-acid sequence MRLDLDVARAVARLAGPAIAQSLLHTLVFLVDRAMLGRFSADALASMQISGPVTWSISSVASAVQVGALAVVGREVGAGRRDEAAAAVRAGLGASAGIGLLAGVAATLAIPLVLAGFPDAGPAVRDEARAYLGVILPCMPLLLVSAMAGAVFQSAGDTRTPLLVALLANAVNGGANWVLIFGRAGVPALGARGAAIGSVLALAVECAVLIALLARGRGVVSLRGRGGERAQLARMVRVAGPATLERIVQHAGFLVFVAMIGALGPLAMAANQALISIESVAFLSADGFGIAGAAMVAQRLGAGREDQARMAARVAAAMALVALSACGIVFVIAPRALASAFTPEPEIVALAVPCLFVAAIAQPFMAVGVVLGDALRGAGATRTTFVITLIGGVAVRLAATWLFAFELGLGLVGVWIGSTVDWATRTALASWRFSRPGWARAV is encoded by the coding sequence ATGCGCCTCGACCTCGACGTGGCGCGCGCGGTCGCGCGCCTCGCGGGCCCGGCGATCGCGCAGTCGCTGCTGCACACGCTGGTCTTCCTGGTCGACCGCGCGATGCTCGGCCGCTTCTCGGCCGACGCGCTCGCGTCGATGCAGATCAGCGGGCCGGTGACGTGGAGCATCTCGTCGGTCGCGTCGGCGGTGCAGGTCGGCGCGCTCGCGGTCGTCGGGCGCGAGGTCGGCGCAGGACGTCGCGACGAGGCCGCGGCGGCGGTGCGGGCCGGGCTCGGCGCGTCGGCCGGCATCGGGCTGCTCGCGGGCGTGGCGGCGACGCTCGCGATCCCGCTCGTGCTCGCGGGCTTCCCCGACGCGGGCCCCGCGGTGCGAGACGAGGCGCGCGCGTACCTCGGCGTGATCCTGCCGTGCATGCCGCTGCTCCTCGTCTCGGCGATGGCCGGCGCGGTGTTCCAGAGCGCGGGCGACACGCGCACGCCGCTGCTCGTCGCGCTGCTCGCGAACGCGGTGAACGGCGGCGCGAACTGGGTGCTGATCTTCGGACGCGCGGGCGTCCCCGCGCTCGGGGCGCGCGGCGCGGCGATCGGGAGCGTGCTCGCGCTCGCCGTGGAGTGCGCGGTGCTGATCGCGCTGCTCGCGCGAGGGCGCGGCGTGGTGTCGCTGCGGGGGCGCGGCGGCGAGCGCGCCCAGCTCGCGCGCATGGTCCGGGTCGCGGGCCCCGCGACGCTCGAGCGCATCGTGCAGCACGCGGGCTTCCTCGTGTTCGTCGCGATGATCGGCGCGCTCGGCCCGCTGGCGATGGCGGCGAACCAGGCGCTGATCAGCATCGAGTCGGTCGCGTTCCTCTCCGCCGACGGGTTCGGGATCGCGGGCGCGGCGATGGTCGCGCAGCGGCTCGGCGCGGGGCGCGAAGATCAGGCGCGGATGGCGGCGCGCGTCGCGGCCGCGATGGCGCTCGTCGCGCTCTCGGCGTGCGGCATCGTGTTCGTGATCGCGCCGCGCGCGCTCGCGTCGGCGTTCACGCCCGAGCCGGAGATCGTCGCGCTCGCGGTGCCGTGCCTCTTCGTCGCGGCGATCGCGCAGCCGTTCATGGCGGTCGGCGTCGTGCTCGGCGACGCGCTGCGGGGCGCAGGCGCGACGCGCACCACGTTCGTCATCACGCTGATCGGCGGGGTGGCGGTGCGGCTCGCCGCGACGTGGCTCTTCGCGTTCGAGCTCGGCCTCGGCCTGGTCGGCGTGTGGATCGGATCGACCGTCGACTGGGCGACGCGCACCGCGCTCGCGTCGTGGCGCTTCTCGCGCCCCGGATGGGCACGCGCGGTCTGA
- a CDS encoding alpha/beta hydrolase, with translation MSLVGPSRPPSAPPPPATAARELACVLLVVLAVALPFVNGTLAGAPGPRGSIDLRYVLVVGGAALGMLAVAAWRVSAMPMLRRRMRVGAIVAGLLPVLLALSSPRDPLWVSLLTLEVVLGAPLLAAGAAIRFAAPGPDRRVRAAIAIIALLALLGPWFTLTWGLASVQLGIAPVRLAHLSPLRHANEEEVEIRSPDGTLLRGTYSPGRRGAGGVVVLHGISDGRTRMAGWSAALQERGYHALRIDWRAHGRSEGAVTTFADRERYDLEAAFDWLASRDGVDRTKMSVLATSMGAGIALSSTARLAPRGLRSVVAFAPPSDYGEIVGRRLAPLGPFGSVARGIVGVVARGLGHTSPLELSPARTLEEAPPVPVLLFHGDADRTIPVSQSQALAEHVPTVELHVLPGVGHDEIPAVVLDDDALRRRVLRFLRRPRILRDRTPEPPDDGEDAE, from the coding sequence TTGAGCCTGGTCGGTCCCAGTCGTCCTCCCTCCGCGCCTCCGCCGCCCGCGACGGCGGCGCGTGAGCTCGCGTGCGTCCTGCTCGTCGTCCTCGCGGTCGCGCTCCCGTTCGTGAACGGCACGCTCGCCGGCGCGCCCGGGCCGCGCGGCTCGATCGATCTGCGCTACGTGCTCGTGGTCGGCGGCGCGGCGCTGGGCATGCTCGCGGTCGCGGCGTGGCGCGTGTCCGCGATGCCGATGCTGCGGCGGCGCATGCGCGTCGGCGCGATCGTCGCGGGCCTCTTGCCGGTGCTGCTCGCGCTGAGCTCTCCGCGCGACCCGCTGTGGGTGAGCCTGCTGACGCTCGAGGTCGTGCTCGGCGCGCCGCTGCTCGCGGCGGGCGCGGCGATCCGCTTCGCGGCGCCGGGGCCCGACCGGCGGGTGCGCGCGGCGATCGCGATCATCGCGCTGCTCGCGCTGCTCGGGCCGTGGTTCACGCTGACGTGGGGGCTCGCGTCGGTGCAGCTCGGGATCGCGCCGGTGCGGCTCGCGCATCTGTCGCCGCTGCGCCACGCGAACGAAGAAGAGGTCGAGATCCGCTCGCCCGACGGGACGCTGCTGCGGGGGACGTACTCGCCGGGGCGGCGCGGCGCGGGCGGCGTGGTGGTGCTGCACGGGATCTCCGACGGGCGCACGCGCATGGCGGGGTGGTCGGCGGCGCTGCAGGAGCGCGGGTACCACGCGCTGCGCATCGACTGGCGCGCGCACGGGCGCAGCGAGGGCGCGGTGACGACGTTCGCGGATCGCGAGCGCTACGACCTCGAGGCCGCGTTCGACTGGCTCGCGTCGCGCGACGGAGTGGACCGCACGAAGATGAGCGTGCTCGCGACGTCGATGGGCGCGGGCATCGCGCTCTCGAGCACGGCGCGCCTCGCGCCGCGCGGGCTGCGCAGCGTGGTCGCGTTCGCGCCGCCCTCGGACTACGGCGAGATCGTGGGACGGCGGCTCGCGCCGCTCGGGCCGTTCGGATCGGTCGCGCGCGGCATCGTCGGCGTGGTGGCGCGCGGCCTCGGGCACACGTCGCCGCTCGAGCTCTCGCCGGCGCGCACGCTCGAGGAGGCGCCGCCGGTCCCGGTGCTGCTCTTCCACGGCGACGCGGATCGGACGATCCCGGTCTCGCAGTCGCAGGCGCTCGCCGAGCACGTGCCCACGGTCGAGCTGCACGTGCTCCCGGGCGTGGGGCACGACGAGATCCCCGCGGTCGTGCTCGACGACGATGCGCTCCGGCGCCGCGTGCTGCGCTTCCTGCGGCGCCCGCGCATCCTGCGCGACCGCACGCCCGAGCCGCCCGACGACGGCGAGGACGCCGAGTAG